A window of Strix aluco isolate bStrAlu1 chromosome 2, bStrAlu1.hap1, whole genome shotgun sequence contains these coding sequences:
- the LOC141919987 gene encoding hemoglobin subunit rho isoform X1, with protein sequence MVHWTAEEKQLIASIWGKVNVEECGAEALARLLIVYPWTQRFFSSFGNLSSPTAIIGNPKVRAHGRKVLTSFGDAVKNLDNIKATFSKLSELHCEKLHVDPENFRNEANIVSLKPRAFYGKTEFCCNSPRERGVSQCPP encoded by the exons ATGGTGCACTGGACAGCCGAGGAGAAGCAGCTCATCGCCAGCATCTGGGGCAAGGTCAACGTGGAGGAATGCGGTGCCGAGGCCCTGGCCAG gctgctgaTCGTCTACCCCTGGACCCAGAGGTTCTTCTCTTCCTTCGGGAACCTCTCCAGCCCCACCGCCATCATCGGCAACCCCAAGGTCCGCGCCCACGGCAGGAAAGTGCTCACCTCCTTCGGGGATGCCGTCAAGAACCTGGATAACATTAAGGCGACCTTCTCCAAGCTGTCCGAGCTGCACTGCGAGAAGCTGCATGTGGACCCCGAGAACTTCAGG aatgaagcAAACATTGTTTCCCTCAAACCCAGAGCTTTCTATGGGAAGACAGAATTTTGTTGTAACAGTCCCAGGGAACGGGGAGTGAGTCAGTGCCCACCGtaa
- the LOC141919987 gene encoding hemoglobin subunit epsilon isoform X2, producing the protein MVHWTAEEKQLIASIWGKVNVEECGAEALARLLIVYPWTQRFFSSFGNLSSPTAIIGNPKVRAHGRKVLTSFGDAVKNLDNIKATFSKLSELHCEKLHVDPENFRLLGDILIIVLASHFARDFTPACQFAWQKLVSVVAHALARKYH; encoded by the exons ATGGTGCACTGGACAGCCGAGGAGAAGCAGCTCATCGCCAGCATCTGGGGCAAGGTCAACGTGGAGGAATGCGGTGCCGAGGCCCTGGCCAG gctgctgaTCGTCTACCCCTGGACCCAGAGGTTCTTCTCTTCCTTCGGGAACCTCTCCAGCCCCACCGCCATCATCGGCAACCCCAAGGTCCGCGCCCACGGCAGGAAAGTGCTCACCTCCTTCGGGGATGCCGTCAAGAACCTGGATAACATTAAGGCGACCTTCTCCAAGCTGTCCGAGCTGCACTGCGAGAAGCTGCATGTGGACCCCGAGAACTTCAGG CTCCTTGGAGACATCCTAATCATTGTCCTGGCTTCCCACTTCGCCAGGGATTTCACCCCCGCTTGCCAGTTTGCCTGGCAAAAGCTGGTCAGTGTTGTGGCTCACGCCCTGGCCCGCAAGTACCACTGA